From Tautonia plasticadhaerens, the proteins below share one genomic window:
- a CDS encoding DMT family transporter encodes MKPLFPILVTAGFSAVGVLGDYLLKLASEQDRPLRSGWFYVGFAVYASTAFGWVHVMRHLKLATIGVVYSVSMILLLTAVGALAFREPLKPPEIVGIALAVASLVLLMRFA; translated from the coding sequence TTGAAGCCTCTCTTTCCCATCCTCGTCACCGCCGGCTTCAGCGCCGTCGGCGTGCTGGGCGACTACCTGCTCAAGCTCGCCAGCGAGCAGGACCGCCCGCTGCGTTCCGGCTGGTTCTACGTCGGCTTCGCCGTCTACGCCTCGACGGCGTTCGGCTGGGTGCACGTGATGCGGCACCTGAAGCTGGCGACCATCGGCGTCGTCTACTCGGTGTCGATGATCCTGCTGCTGACGGCCGTCGGCGCGCTGGCCTTCCGGGAGCCTCTCAAGCCCCCCGAGATCGTAGGGATCGCCCTGGCCGTCGCCTCGCTGGTCCTGCTGATGCGATTCGCGTGA
- a CDS encoding thioesterase, translating into MARKSSRASQADTGTVSQDELEGTEPDTEGTDDGGLSKSEAIRRALSAGVESPSEGAQYVRDHFGIEVTPQHFSASKAQQKKRQEKGGAPKARRGRKPKVEPEGGYLAPPPKTQAVDSQPDLLAALEAMKPLVDNLGKAQVHRLVDLLG; encoded by the coding sequence ATGGCGCGCAAATCTTCCCGAGCCTCGCAAGCCGATACCGGAACCGTCAGCCAGGACGAACTCGAGGGCACGGAACCGGACACCGAGGGGACGGACGACGGCGGCCTGTCCAAGTCCGAGGCGATCCGCCGGGCCCTATCGGCTGGGGTCGAGAGCCCGAGCGAGGGGGCGCAGTATGTCCGCGATCACTTCGGCATCGAGGTGACGCCGCAGCATTTCAGCGCCTCCAAGGCCCAGCAGAAGAAGCGGCAGGAGAAGGGCGGCGCACCCAAGGCGAGACGCGGCCGGAAGCCGAAGGTCGAGCCGGAAGGCGGGTACCTCGCCCCGCCGCCGAAGACGCAGGCGGTCGACAGCCAGCCCGATCTGCTCGCGGCGCTCGAAGCGATGAAACCGCTGGTCGACAATCTCGGCAAGGCGCAGGTCCATCGCCTCGTCGACCTGCTGGGATGA
- a CDS encoding MFS transporter: protein MALLLAAIPRLPDAPALRDEGRVCLPRRGLLLLGVLAFLGLVGEGAMADWSAVYLRQSLGSPAWAAALGFAAYSLGMTAARFLGDRLSRAAGDAALLRGGAGLAAAGLGGALAMGHPIPAVIGLGLVGAGLANVVPVLFRAASRVPGVAAVSGIATTSTVGYLGFLAGPPAIGALADAASLPVALAMVVAAVAVIALLGGLALAPATGRAGEDFGAGPMIPAAEATAGEVGRGCLDAG, encoded by the coding sequence ATGGCGCTGTTATTGGCGGCCATCCCCCGTCTGCCGGACGCACCTGCCCTGCGCGACGAGGGCAGGGTCTGCCTGCCCCGGCGCGGTCTGCTCCTGCTCGGCGTGCTCGCCTTCCTGGGCCTCGTCGGCGAAGGGGCGATGGCCGACTGGAGCGCCGTCTATCTCCGCCAGTCGCTCGGCTCCCCCGCCTGGGCGGCCGCGCTGGGATTCGCCGCCTACTCGCTGGGCATGACGGCGGCCCGGTTCCTGGGCGACCGGTTGAGCCGGGCGGCCGGGGACGCGGCCCTGCTCCGTGGCGGCGCCGGGCTTGCCGCCGCCGGCCTGGGGGGTGCGTTGGCGATGGGCCATCCGATCCCTGCGGTCATCGGCCTCGGGCTGGTGGGCGCCGGGCTGGCCAACGTCGTGCCGGTGCTGTTCCGCGCGGCGTCCCGGGTGCCGGGCGTGGCGGCGGTGTCGGGGATCGCCACCACCTCGACGGTCGGGTATCTCGGGTTCCTGGCCGGGCCGCCGGCGATCGGGGCGCTGGCGGACGCGGCCTCGCTCCCGGTCGCCCTCGCGATGGTCGTCGCCGCGGTCGCCGTCATCGCACTGCTCGGTGGGTTGGCCCTCGCACCGGCTACGGGGCGTGCCGGCGAGGATTTCGGGGCCGGCCCGATGATCCCGGCGGCCGAGGCCACGGCCGGCGAGGTAGGAAGGGGCTGCCTCGATGCCGGCTGA
- a CDS encoding MBL fold metallo-hydrolase, producing the protein MVVDVLIEHDEQLIGPLIAFHAPGHTASYWPEAEALYLGDAVVTWPRFVLGWKGERGRPVRTLATGHGSPVLTEGGLRDLKRLLRTVG; encoded by the coding sequence GTGGTCGTCGACGTTCTAATCGAGCACGACGAGCAGCTCATCGGCCCGCTGATCGCCTTCCATGCCCCGGGCCACACGGCCTCCTACTGGCCCGAGGCCGAGGCCCTCTACCTTGGGGACGCCGTGGTCACCTGGCCGCGTTTCGTACTGGGCTGGAAAGGGGAGCGTGGGAGGCCCGTCCGCACCCTCGCCACCGGCCACGGCTCTCCAGTCCTGACCGAGGGCGGCCTCCGCGACCTCAAGCGGCTCCTGAGAACAGTAGGATGA
- a CDS encoding di-heme-cytochrome C peroxidase — MMIRFSVRLCAIALLGISVSGCKWGGGGGASPEGPGPDRNALVIEDDPFGEATREVAYLDQGWSPRDSQRFYFTSQGTQILPYDWFLVLEQPDGEGLFRDNQYMLRFRFLPQRPDEMNPHGLPVGFVKDEGRDRGWLGITCAACHTTQVDHEGVGYRIDGAPALADVPSFILELTEALEQTREDDSRFDRFAARVLDRDTPGRREVLRRQLDIVIDRREGYNARNFPPDKPAGYGRVDALGAILNEVFHEAVRDEQTPPTANTEPADAPVSYPFLWDTPQHDKVQWVGNVENGGLLDIGSLGRNVGEVLGVFADLELEREPVPPGYRSSVRVKNLRALEDWVRTLWSPQWPDGFPEIDGEKVAAGEALYRQHCLDCHRPIDRTDPGRRVEAVLRAVGTDPRTADNFWLRGGETGKLEGALVKVINPLAGRLGERAAGAAMLNHAVIGTIIGSAFEAPEDALTQVEFGERPVAVARALLGGVYKARPLNGIWATAPYLHNGSVPSLYQLLLPAEERVRSFSVGSRQFDPEHVGFRTDAPGVFQFRTHDEREEPIPGNSNAGHEYGTELSGEERWQLVEYLKTL, encoded by the coding sequence ATGATGATCAGGTTCTCGGTTCGGCTGTGTGCGATCGCCTTGCTGGGCATCAGCGTCTCGGGGTGCAAGTGGGGCGGCGGTGGCGGGGCGAGCCCCGAGGGCCCCGGCCCCGACCGCAACGCCCTGGTGATCGAGGACGACCCCTTCGGGGAGGCGACCCGGGAGGTCGCCTATCTCGACCAGGGCTGGTCGCCCCGGGACAGCCAGCGATTCTACTTCACCTCGCAGGGCACCCAGATCCTGCCCTACGACTGGTTCCTCGTCCTGGAGCAGCCGGATGGCGAGGGGCTCTTCCGCGACAATCAATACATGCTCCGATTCCGCTTCCTGCCCCAGCGGCCCGACGAGATGAACCCGCACGGCCTCCCGGTGGGCTTCGTCAAGGACGAGGGACGCGACCGGGGCTGGCTGGGCATCACCTGTGCCGCGTGTCACACGACCCAGGTCGACCACGAGGGCGTCGGATACCGCATCGACGGGGCCCCGGCGCTGGCCGACGTGCCGTCCTTCATCCTCGAGCTGACCGAGGCCCTGGAGCAGACCCGCGAGGACGACTCCAGATTCGACCGGTTCGCCGCCCGCGTGCTAGACCGGGACACGCCGGGGCGCCGTGAGGTGCTGAGGCGGCAGCTCGACATCGTGATCGACCGGCGGGAGGGGTACAACGCGCGCAACTTCCCGCCCGACAAGCCGGCCGGCTACGGGAGGGTCGACGCCCTCGGGGCCATCCTGAATGAGGTCTTCCACGAGGCCGTGAGGGATGAGCAGACGCCGCCGACGGCCAACACCGAGCCGGCGGATGCCCCCGTGAGCTACCCGTTCCTCTGGGACACGCCGCAGCACGACAAGGTGCAGTGGGTCGGCAACGTCGAGAACGGCGGCCTGCTCGACATCGGCTCCCTGGGCCGGAACGTCGGCGAGGTGCTCGGAGTGTTCGCCGACCTCGAGCTGGAGCGGGAGCCCGTCCCGCCCGGCTATCGCTCCAGCGTCCGGGTGAAGAACCTCCGCGCCCTGGAGGACTGGGTGCGGACCCTCTGGTCCCCGCAGTGGCCGGATGGCTTCCCGGAGATCGACGGGGAGAAGGTGGCCGCGGGCGAGGCCCTGTACCGGCAGCATTGCCTCGACTGCCACCGCCCCATCGATCGCACCGACCCCGGCCGGCGGGTCGAGGCGGTCCTGAGGGCGGTCGGGACCGATCCCCGGACCGCGGACAACTTCTGGCTCCGCGGCGGCGAGACGGGCAAGCTCGAAGGGGCGTTGGTAAAGGTCATCAACCCGCTGGCCGGCCGGCTCGGCGAGCGGGCCGCGGGGGCGGCGATGCTCAACCACGCCGTCATCGGCACGATCATCGGCTCGGCCTTCGAGGCCCCCGAGGACGCCCTGACGCAGGTCGAGTTCGGCGAACGGCCCGTCGCCGTCGCCCGGGCCCTCCTAGGCGGTGTCTACAAGGCCCGCCCGCTCAACGGCATCTGGGCCACCGCCCCCTATCTGCACAACGGCTCGGTGCCGAGCCTCTACCAGCTGCTGCTGCCGGCCGAGGAACGGGTCCGGTCGTTCAGCGTCGGCTCGCGCCAGTTCGACCCGGAGCATGTCGGCTTCCGCACCGATGCCCCCGGCGTCTTCCAGTTCCGCACCCACGATGAGAGAGAGGAGCCGATCCCCGGCAACTCCAACGCCGGTCACGAGTACGGCACGGAGCTGTCGGGCGAGGAGCGATGGCAGCTGGTCGAGTACCTCAAGACGCTCTGA
- a CDS encoding class I SAM-dependent methyltransferase — MSDNADKAPDTSDGKFPLFDYRLRQGGREWSVLHTGAVLTDEDETRAIVRKTNRLPYGLALWPSAIAPAHEIADRAAEFRGRGVLELGAGTGLPGIVAASLGARVVQTDRDELVIQLCRHNGERNGVRSVEYRLADWTAWGDDRRRAWIIGSDILYGEALHPHLHRIFASNLANGGGVALGPAPGHECPPVGGTGSGRLGDHHEQVGRVGGGPASRRRL; from the coding sequence ATGAGCGATAACGCTGACAAGGCGCCGGACACGTCCGACGGGAAGTTCCCCCTGTTCGACTACCGCCTCCGCCAAGGCGGGCGCGAGTGGTCGGTCCTGCACACGGGCGCGGTTTTGACCGATGAGGACGAGACGCGTGCGATCGTCAGGAAGACGAATCGCCTACCCTACGGGCTCGCCCTCTGGCCCTCGGCCATCGCCCCGGCCCACGAGATCGCCGACCGGGCGGCGGAATTCCGCGGGCGGGGTGTGCTCGAGTTGGGGGCGGGCACGGGCCTGCCGGGGATCGTCGCCGCGTCGCTCGGTGCGCGGGTGGTTCAGACGGACCGCGATGAGCTGGTCATTCAGCTGTGCAGGCATAACGGCGAGCGGAACGGCGTCCGATCGGTCGAATACCGCCTTGCGGACTGGACGGCCTGGGGCGACGATCGTCGCCGCGCCTGGATCATCGGCTCGGACATCCTCTACGGCGAGGCGCTGCACCCTCATCTCCACCGGATCTTCGCGTCGAACCTGGCGAATGGGGGGGGGGTTGCTCTCGGACCCGCTCCGGGGCATGAGTGTCCGCCTGTTGGAGGAACTGGAAGCGGAAGGCTGGGGGATCACCATGAGCAAGTGGGACGTGTGGGAGGCGGCCCCGCGAGTCGTCGGCGTCTTTGA
- a CDS encoding amidohydrolase family protein, whose product MIIDVHSHAWRYPDHFTDDFRRQARRAKAGEELDLTVRHEDYRRGSVPDVRTIVFGGKARLSGLWVEDRYVADYVAAHHDSLIGFLSLDPTQDGWERELREGHEELGLCGIKLMPMYAGFRPDDERLDPLWSYATRHRLPVLLHTGTTFVSQAPLDCTLPRLLDRVAIRFPDQKLILAHLGHPYEGECVAVIRKHPNVYADLSALHYRPFQLYHSLMLVQEYGVWDKVLFGTDFPFTTVRASLDGLRGLNGLVEGTGLPRLDPEAIEGVICRDSLSRLGLHSTG is encoded by the coding sequence ATGATCATCGACGTCCACAGCCACGCCTGGCGGTACCCGGATCACTTCACCGACGACTTCCGGCGGCAGGCGCGCCGGGCGAAGGCGGGCGAGGAGCTCGACCTGACTGTCCGTCATGAGGACTATCGGCGGGGCTCCGTCCCCGACGTGCGGACGATCGTCTTCGGCGGCAAGGCGCGGCTGAGCGGCCTGTGGGTTGAGGACCGGTATGTGGCCGATTACGTCGCCGCGCACCATGACTCGCTCATCGGCTTCCTCTCGCTCGACCCGACGCAGGACGGCTGGGAGCGGGAGCTCCGCGAGGGGCACGAGGAGCTCGGCCTGTGCGGCATCAAGCTCATGCCGATGTACGCCGGGTTCCGCCCCGACGACGAGCGGCTCGACCCCCTCTGGTCCTATGCGACCCGGCATCGCCTGCCGGTCCTGCTGCATACCGGGACGACCTTCGTCTCCCAGGCGCCGCTGGACTGCACGCTGCCCCGCCTACTCGACCGGGTCGCCATCCGCTTCCCCGACCAGAAGCTCATCCTGGCCCACCTGGGGCACCCCTATGAGGGGGAATGCGTGGCGGTGATCCGCAAGCATCCGAACGTCTATGCCGACCTCAGCGCCCTGCACTACCGGCCGTTCCAGCTCTACCACAGCCTGATGCTGGTGCAGGAGTACGGCGTCTGGGACAAGGTCCTCTTCGGCACCGATTTCCCCTTCACCACGGTCCGGGCGTCCCTCGACGGGCTGCGTGGGTTGAACGGCCTTGTCGAGGGGACGGGGCTCCCGCGGCTGGACCCCGAGGCGATCGAGGGAGTGATTTGCCGCGACAGCCTGAGCCGGCTCGGGTTGCATTCGACCGGATGA
- a CDS encoding dihydrodipicolinate synthase family protein, protein MSNAGGRPRLAGVYPVFQTPFHEDESIDFDTLEAEFRWIFDQGADGIVMAMVSEVLRLSGEERRRLAEHACRLGRGRGAVIISVGAESARVAEEFARHAESVGADALMAIPPISVAVTEPELLRYYERLLRAVAIPLVVQDASGYVGRPMSIAMQARLLEEFGDRVLYKPEAAPIGPRLTELREATGGRARVFEGSGGIALVDSYRRGIVGTMPGAEIVDAIVALWRALQAGDEARIYRLSTPIASLVALQTGLDGFLAVEKYLLVRRGVFRNAIARGPVGYHLDDETRREVDRLDSLLRDAVEAAR, encoded by the coding sequence ATGAGCAACGCCGGCGGCCGACCCCGACTCGCGGGCGTGTACCCCGTCTTCCAGACGCCGTTCCACGAGGACGAATCGATCGACTTCGACACGCTGGAGGCCGAGTTCCGCTGGATCTTCGACCAAGGCGCCGACGGGATCGTGATGGCGATGGTCTCGGAGGTCCTCCGGCTCTCAGGCGAGGAGCGGCGGCGGCTCGCCGAGCACGCCTGCCGGTTGGGGCGGGGGCGGGGGGCCGTCATCATCAGCGTCGGGGCCGAGAGCGCCCGGGTGGCGGAGGAGTTCGCGCGACACGCCGAGTCGGTCGGCGCGGACGCGCTGATGGCGATCCCGCCGATCTCGGTGGCGGTCACCGAGCCGGAGCTGCTGCGCTACTACGAGCGGCTCCTGCGGGCCGTCGCGATCCCGCTGGTCGTGCAGGACGCCAGCGGGTACGTCGGCCGGCCGATGTCGATCGCGATGCAGGCCCGGCTGCTGGAGGAGTTCGGCGATCGGGTGCTGTACAAGCCCGAGGCGGCCCCGATCGGACCGCGTTTGACGGAGCTCCGCGAGGCGACCGGCGGGAGGGCCCGCGTCTTCGAGGGGAGCGGAGGCATCGCCTTGGTGGACAGCTACCGCCGCGGGATCGTGGGCACGATGCCGGGGGCCGAAATCGTCGACGCGATCGTCGCCCTCTGGCGGGCCCTGCAGGCCGGCGACGAGGCGCGCATCTACCGGCTCTCGACGCCGATCGCCTCGCTCGTCGCCCTGCAAACGGGGCTCGACGGGTTCCTGGCCGTGGAGAAGTACCTGCTCGTCCGGCGGGGCGTGTTCCGCAACGCGATCGCCCGCGGGCCCGTCGGCTACCACCTGGACGACGAGACGCGTCGAGAGGTCGATCGCCTGGATTCGCTCCTCCGCGACGCGGTCGAGGCCGCACGCTGA
- a CDS encoding serine/threonine-protein kinase: MDADRHLLFGLLALQNGLIQQAQLVAAFHAWTCDKARSLADQLIALGYLNAAQRAAVEALAALHVEAHGGDVEQSLAAVPAGRSTRERLADLGDPDLEATLSRVASGHGSTEDGEADRTASYAVGAATSDGQRFRVLRPYARGGLGAVFVAIDEELHREVALKQILDHHADDPTSRQRFLLEAEVTGGLEHPGIVPVYGLGSYVDGRPYYAMRFIRGDSLKEAIDRFHSNGALKSSPGRRSLGLRKLLRRFTDVCNAIEYAHSRGVLHRDIKPGNIIVGKHGETLVVDWGLAKATGEAEPGSEERTLVPSSSGGSSETLPGSALGTPAYMSPEQARGDLEHLGPWSDVYSLGATFYCLLTGKPPLEGDDIGKLLRAVQRAEFPPPRQIDQSIDAALQAVCLKAMALQPEDRYATPRLLAEDIERWMADEPVTAWREPVSRWLLRWLTRHRTGVTAAGAALLVALAGTAAVLAVQTRANADLNRANTDLEVANQKVTRINTALAASNERERARFALAQEAIRTFHTGVSEDVLLKQEEFQALRAKLLREAREFYRKLEGLLQGHADRDSRLALGRAYLEVGELTKQLDSIEEAQTVLRRALVLFEALAREDPADAEPRRSLALGLRSLGEILTGVGRNADALEAHGRSRDLLRALAEADPADRRLRGEWARSEMYYGMSLSSNHRPPSQVLEAAERARSILEAATGGDPLSVDLQSDLADLYGALAIALGAAGRGEEERTAYERARDLGEALFRANPEDADIGHELARNLGNMGICLAAAGRLPEALAAFDRAQEVLKAVEGSNPTLLRLPAASAWIDTSAAFVLIALGRDEEALAALGRAGAAREVLIKANPAVTRNREQLILTHRQTADIHRRSGRMAEVLASLKLAQENAASLADAHPENRGYRQDLVAAYADLGDVHAAMGKPAESSATYDAALAIGRQIAQADPATASLQSDLATTFRRRGIAMQKFDRPADAVRDFRRAITLLQELTEPTPGDYYNIACSQSLLAGLAAEAGSGLTSDAVRAEADHAMATLHRAVALGWRDAAWARIDSDLDPIRSRSDFQLLMMDLTFPADPFDRGD; encoded by the coding sequence ATGGACGCCGACCGCCACCTCCTCTTCGGCCTGCTGGCACTGCAAAACGGGTTGATCCAGCAGGCCCAGCTCGTCGCCGCGTTCCACGCCTGGACCTGCGACAAGGCGCGATCCCTCGCCGACCAACTGATCGCGCTGGGGTATCTCAACGCCGCCCAGCGAGCCGCCGTCGAGGCCCTGGCGGCCCTGCACGTCGAGGCCCACGGCGGCGACGTGGAGCAGAGCCTCGCCGCCGTCCCCGCCGGCCGATCGACGCGAGAACGTCTGGCCGACCTGGGCGACCCGGACCTCGAGGCGACGCTGAGCCGTGTCGCGTCCGGACACGGCTCGACCGAGGATGGCGAGGCCGACCGAACGGCCAGCTACGCCGTCGGCGCCGCCACGTCCGACGGCCAGCGGTTCCGCGTGCTGAGGCCGTATGCCCGCGGCGGCCTGGGCGCCGTATTCGTGGCGATCGACGAAGAGCTTCACCGTGAGGTGGCGCTGAAGCAAATCCTCGACCACCATGCCGATGACCCAACCAGCCGGCAGCGGTTCCTCCTCGAGGCCGAGGTCACCGGCGGCCTGGAGCATCCGGGCATCGTGCCGGTCTACGGGCTGGGCAGTTACGTCGACGGCCGCCCCTACTATGCCATGCGGTTCATCCGCGGCGACAGCCTCAAGGAGGCCATCGACCGCTTCCACTCCAATGGGGCGTTGAAGTCCTCGCCCGGGCGCCGCTCGCTGGGACTGCGCAAGCTGCTCCGGCGGTTCACCGACGTCTGCAACGCCATCGAGTATGCCCACAGCCGGGGGGTGCTGCACAGGGACATCAAGCCGGGCAATATCATCGTGGGCAAGCACGGCGAGACGCTGGTCGTCGACTGGGGGCTGGCCAAGGCCACCGGCGAGGCCGAGCCGGGCTCCGAGGAGCGGACGCTCGTCCCCAGCTCGTCCGGCGGCAGCTCCGAGACCTTGCCCGGCAGCGCCCTGGGCACGCCGGCCTACATGAGCCCCGAGCAGGCGCGGGGCGACCTGGAGCACCTGGGACCTTGGTCGGACGTCTACAGCCTGGGCGCGACCTTCTATTGCCTCTTGACCGGCAAGCCGCCGCTGGAGGGAGACGACATCGGCAAGCTGCTCCGCGCGGTCCAGCGCGCGGAGTTCCCTCCGCCCCGACAGATCGACCAGTCGATCGACGCGGCGCTGCAGGCGGTCTGCCTCAAGGCGATGGCCCTCCAGCCCGAGGACCGCTACGCCACGCCGCGGCTGCTGGCCGAGGACATCGAGCGATGGATGGCCGACGAGCCGGTCACCGCCTGGCGCGAGCCCGTGTCGCGGTGGTTGCTGCGCTGGCTGACCCGGCACCGCACGGGGGTGACGGCGGCCGGTGCGGCGCTGCTGGTGGCCCTGGCCGGCACGGCCGCGGTGCTGGCGGTCCAGACGCGGGCCAACGCCGACTTGAACCGCGCCAACACCGACCTGGAGGTCGCCAACCAGAAGGTGACCCGGATCAACACCGCGCTGGCCGCCTCCAACGAGCGGGAGCGAGCCCGCTTCGCCCTGGCTCAGGAGGCGATCCGGACCTTCCACACCGGGGTCAGCGAGGACGTCCTGCTGAAGCAGGAGGAATTCCAGGCGCTGCGGGCCAAGCTGCTGCGCGAGGCACGGGAGTTCTACCGCAAGCTCGAGGGGCTCTTGCAGGGGCACGCGGATCGCGACTCGCGCCTGGCCCTGGGCCGGGCCTATCTCGAGGTCGGCGAGCTCACGAAGCAGCTCGACTCGATCGAGGAGGCGCAGACGGTCCTCCGGCGCGCCCTGGTTTTATTCGAGGCCCTGGCTCGCGAGGACCCGGCCGATGCGGAGCCGCGGCGCTCGCTCGCGCTTGGCCTGAGATCCCTCGGGGAGATCCTGACGGGGGTCGGGCGGAATGCCGACGCACTCGAGGCGCACGGACGATCGAGGGATCTCCTCCGGGCGCTGGCCGAGGCCGATCCCGCCGACCGTCGGCTACGGGGCGAGTGGGCCCGTTCCGAGATGTACTATGGGATGTCCCTCTCATCCAACCACCGCCCACCGTCCCAGGTGCTGGAAGCGGCCGAACGGGCGCGGTCAATCCTGGAGGCCGCGACGGGGGGCGACCCCCTATCCGTGGATCTCCAAAGCGACCTGGCGGACCTGTACGGTGCCCTGGCAATCGCTCTGGGAGCAGCCGGCCGCGGGGAGGAGGAGAGGACGGCCTACGAACGAGCACGCGACCTGGGCGAGGCGCTCTTCCGGGCGAATCCCGAGGACGCCGACATCGGCCACGAATTGGCCAGGAACCTCGGCAACATGGGAATCTGCTTGGCCGCCGCCGGTCGACTTCCCGAGGCGCTGGCGGCCTTCGACCGGGCGCAAGAGGTCCTCAAGGCGGTGGAGGGCTCCAATCCAACCCTCCTGCGCCTCCCCGCGGCCTCGGCCTGGATCGACACCTCGGCCGCTTTCGTCCTGATCGCGCTCGGGCGGGATGAGGAGGCACTCGCGGCGCTCGGGCGGGCTGGGGCCGCCCGCGAGGTCCTGATCAAGGCGAACCCGGCCGTCACGCGCAACCGCGAGCAATTGATCCTGACGCACCGCCAGACCGCCGACATTCACCGCCGGTCCGGGCGGATGGCGGAGGTGCTGGCGTCGCTCAAGCTGGCGCAGGAAAACGCGGCGAGCTTGGCCGACGCCCACCCGGAGAACCGCGGATACCGGCAAGATCTCGTCGCGGCCTACGCCGACCTCGGTGACGTCCACGCCGCGATGGGCAAGCCCGCGGAGTCATCGGCGACGTACGACGCGGCGCTCGCGATCGGTCGCCAAATCGCCCAAGCCGACCCTGCGACGGCCTCGCTTCAGTCCGACTTGGCGACCACATTCCGCCGCCGCGGGATTGCGATGCAGAAATTCGACCGGCCCGCCGACGCGGTGCGGGACTTCCGCCGAGCGATCACCCTCCTCCAGGAGCTGACGGAGCCGACTCCGGGGGATTATTACAACATCGCGTGTTCCCAATCGCTGCTGGCCGGCCTCGCCGCCGAGGCTGGTTCCGGCCTGACGTCCGACGCCGTCCGGGCCGAGGCCGATCACGCGATGGCCACCCTGCACCGGGCTGTCGCCCTCGGCTGGCGGGACGCGGCCTGGGCACGGATCGACTCGGACCTCGACCCGATCCGGTCGCGATCCGACTTCCAGCTCCTGATGATGGACCTGACCTTTCCGGCCGACCCGTTCGACCGCGGCGACTGA
- a CDS encoding IS630 family transposase (programmed frameshift): MKKYIVTLTADERQALLDLISAGKASALKLAHARILLKADAAEGGPAWPDDRIAEAVEVSVATIERVRQRFVEQGLEAALVRKTQARPSRQRALDGRAEAKLIALACSEPPDGRKAWTMRLLADKLVELEIVPSISDETVRRSLKKGELRPHLKQQWCIPPEANAEFVAAMEDVLEVYHRPYDETRPLVCLDEASKQLIGETVVPIPAAPGRLERFDHEYVRNGTANLFMVTMPLLGWRAVHVTERRTALDFAEVVRWLVEEVHEEAEKVVLVMDNLNTHKIASLYEAFPPERARRIAGKLEIHHTPKHGSWLNMAEIELSVLARQCLDRRIESSEELKREVAAWEEDRNERMVGIRWQFTTADARIKLHRLYPATQ, translated from the exons ATGAAGAAGTACATCGTGACGCTCACCGCCGACGAACGCCAGGCCCTCCTCGATCTCATCTCCGCCGGCAAGGCCTCCGCTCTGAAACTGGCCCATGCCCGCATCCTCCTCAAGGCTGATGCCGCCGAGGGCGGGCCCGCCTGGCCCGACGACCGCATCGCCGAGGCCGTCGAGGTCTCTGTCGCCACCATCGAGCGGGTCCGCCAGCGGTTCGTCGAGCAGGGCCTGGAGGCCGCCCTGGTCCGCAAGACGCAGGCCCGTCCCAGCCGCCAGCGGGCCCTCGACGGCCGGGCCGAGGCGAAGTTGATCGCCCTGGCCTGCTCGGAGCCCCCCGACGGCCGCAAGGCCTGGACGATGCGATTGCTGGCCGACAAGCTCGTCGAGTTGGAGATCGTCCCCTCGATCTCCGACGAGACGGTGCGCCGCTCTTTGAAAAAAG GCGAACTGAGGCCGCATCTGAAGCAGCAGTGGTGCATCCCGCCGGAGGCGAACGCCGAGTTCGTGGCGGCGATGGAGGACGTGCTGGAGGTCTACCACCGGCCCTACGACGAGACGCGACCGCTGGTCTGCCTCGACGAGGCGAGCAAGCAACTGATCGGCGAGACGGTCGTGCCGATCCCGGCAGCGCCAGGGCGGCTCGAGCGGTTCGATCACGAATACGTCCGCAACGGGACGGCCAACCTGTTCATGGTGACGATGCCGCTGCTGGGGTGGCGTGCGGTCCACGTCACCGAGCGTCGGACGGCGTTGGACTTCGCCGAGGTGGTGCGTTGGCTGGTGGAGGAGGTGCACGAGGAGGCGGAGAAGGTCGTGCTGGTGATGGACAACCTGAACACGCACAAGATCGCCTCGCTGTACGAGGCGTTCCCGCCGGAGCGGGCCCGTCGGATCGCCGGGAAGTTGGAGATCCACCACACGCCGAAGCACGGGAGTTGGCTGAACATGGCGGAGATCGAGCTGTCGGTGCTGGCGAGGCAGTGCCTGGACCGGCGGATCGAGTCGAGCGAGGAACTGAAGCGGGAGGTCGCGGCGTGGGAGGAGGACCGCAACGAGCGGATGGTGGGCATTCGGTGGCAGTTCACCACGGCGGATGCCCGGATCAAACTGCACCGACTATACCCGGCAACTCAATAG